In Torulaspora globosa chromosome 1, complete sequence, a genomic segment contains:
- the USA1 gene encoding Usa1p (ancestral locus Anc_5.570) gives MECLALAPLKFTVWSSDFSLIRTNLFVNAHPKAKVARLLQYVHSRLSAELNASGDDAMSRLAHVSEYYFHYKHQELSLDTYLQDVEPMHGQGFIRVRFERKKSNSGSAQNLDYDLDYEFATTNLQLNVNVLSVDKIMSVYEPRVSMGMTMARLEKLAVQRLHEYEVQDKKNLCGLKDRHSPSDLVGFIFKGKQTPIQLDAPNSLELYNDMTLSEVLGYDFAPENGSHFTVMFKVRHNLDSVDGEDSLKLEFVSDATLSANEMRVTPDTTVEEVKEFICSVYTHSLSLSTNDIKLIYKGQLVHVADFAGNASKIMEYINEPGSAKIHVQINQDFNEPGPGFWSELFNSPEAFDFIHRRNQTEEVTSQPMMHSTSARSQAASLPANEMPASIQRTENRRYRYVTRSGLIVHSSHESYIRCTVDGKEVYVPAQELDPITFKLEAGEHSISASSADCIVENGLIKLSPNLIARLESRLGTSILKDIFIAQELNPSNGGNMGNFSTESGRGQRAFRIVSSLRNGFPIVLLLVRTLYLIGNYSIIPLFFLMRLSELLPRKYIILIAVLYILRAIWSTREIWDMWTSYMNSNVVNETNYREIKDYISSGSLSSEFYGDCRNHPAVIDILMASNLRELRSDLYDAYSIPNAVEQGNGALTSLFERVHARELNKQPMDAFLVNCLDLYETNRDTTPSSYLDSFKELLLLAHRDQDRTRALHDLPWYKKFVRVTSSQLRRFRRRQLATKIFERIVPDPATDNFFLAVVKNLLLFVCILFPQTKSHVDIVLQQRSNRRAHQETSLRDLEPAVQPEPEPVPDQPAGASGLQLHPEQAQD, from the coding sequence ATGGAATGCTTGGCATTGGCACCTCTGAAGTTTACCGTTTGGTCTTCTGATTTCAGCTTGATTCGGACTAACCTGTTCGTCAACGCTCACCCTAAGGCAAAGGTGGCAAGGCTACTGCAGTATGTGCACTCCCGGCTGTCTGCAGAGTTAAATGCTAGCGGGGATGATGCTATGTCCAGACTTGCCCACGTATCCGAGTACTACTTTCACTATAAGCATCAAGAGCTGTCATTGGATACTTACCTGCAAGATGTGGAGCCGATGCATGGCCAGGGCTTTATCAGAGTGCGATTcgagaggaagaaatcCAATAGCGGAAGTGCTCAGAACCTTGATTACGATCTGGATTATGAGTTTGCCACGACAAACCTTCAGTTGAACGTGAATGTATTGTCGGTGGATAAGATAATGTCAGTTTACGAGCCTAGGGTCTCAATGGGGATGACTATGGCCAGATTAGAGAAGCTGGCCGTTCAGCGGCTTCATGAATACGAAGTTCAGGATaagaagaatctttgtGGTTTAAAAGATCGGCATTCGCCGTCTGACTTGGTGGGATTTATCTTCAAGGGTAAGCAGACACCGATCCAGTTGGATGCGCCTAATAGTTTAGAACTTTACAATGATATGACATTGTCAGAAGTGCTGGGCTATGATTTTGCTCCAGAGAATGGAAGCCATTTTACCGTTATGTTCAAAGTACGGCATAATCTCGACAGTGTTGATGGCGAGGAcagcttgaagcttgaGTTTGTCTCAGATGCCACACTCTCGGCTAACGAGATGAGAGTAACGCCTGATACTACTGTGGAGGAAGTGAAGGAGTTCATCTGTTCCGTTTATACCCATTCCCTGAGCTTATCAACGAATGATATTAAGCTGATATACAAAGGGCAGTTAGTTCACGTAGCAGATTTCGCAGGCAACGCATCGAAGATAATGGAGTACATCAATGAACCCGGTAGTGCGAAGATTCACGTCCAGATCAATCAGGATTTTAATGAACCGGGTCCGGGCTTTTGGAGCGAATTGTTTAACAGCCCCGAAGCCTTTGATTTTATTCATCGGAGAAACCAAACCGAGGAAGTCACTTCACAGCCAATGATGCACTCAACATCGGCACGATCACAGGCAGCTTCCTTGCCAGCTAATGAAATGCCCGCCTCAATACAAAGAACCGAAAACCGCAGATACCGTTATGTGACAAGATCTGGACTAATTGTACACTCAAGTCACGAGAGCTATATCAGATGCACGGTTGACGGTAAAGAGGTGTACGTTCCAGCTCAGGAGCTGGATCCCATCACCTTCAAGCTAGAAGCAGGGGAGCATTCAATCAGCGCTTCTTCAGCGGACTGCATCGTAGAGAATGGACTAATTAAGCTGTCGCCGAATTTGATAGCGAGACTAGAATCGCGACTAGGTACGAGCATCCTCAAAGATATATTCATAGCACAGGAACTGAACCCTAGTAACGGAGGAAATATGGGAAATTTCTCCACTGAATCTGGACGAGGTCAACGCGCGTTTAGGATCGTCTCTTCTCTGCGGAATGGCTTCCCGATCGTTCTACTGTTGGTGAGAACCCTGTATCTGATCGGAAATTACTCCATCATCCCactcttctttctcatgAGGTTATCGGAGCTGCTTCCCAGGAAGTACATCATATTGATTGCAGTACTATACATTCTCCGCGCAATATGGAGTACCCGTGAAATCTGGGATATGTGGACAAGTTACATGAACAGTAATGTTGTGAACGAGACCAACTACCGCGAAATCAAAGACTATATCAGCTCAGGCTCGCTTTCCAGCGAATTTTACGGCGATTGCAGAAATCACCCGGCAGTTATCGACATTCTCATGGCGTCGAACCTGCGCGAGCTGAGGTCTGACCTGTACGACGCTTACAGCATTCCAAATGCTGTCGAGCAGGGCAACGGTGCCCTCACGAGCCTCTTCGAAAGAGTGCACGCGCGCGAACTCAACAAGCAACCCATGGACGCCTTCCTTGTCAACTGCCTGGACCTTTACGAGACCAACAGAGACACCACACCCTCCTCCTACCTGGActccttcaaagagctgctgctgcttgcCCACAGAGACCAGGACCGAACCCGCGCTCTACACGACCTGCCTTGGTACAAGAAGTTCGTCCGCGTCACTTCGAGTCAACTGCGTAGATTCAGACGCCGTCAGCTGGCTaccaagatcttcgagcGGATCGTCCCCGACCCGGCAACGGACAACTTTTTCCTCGCTGTCGTCAAGAACCTGTTACTGTTCGTCTGCATCCTGTTCCCACAGACCAAGAGCCATGTGGACATCGTTCTACAACAGCGCTCCAACCGTCGAGCCCATCAAGAAACGTCCTTGCGCGATCTAGAGCCCGCGGTGCAGCCCGAGCCCGAGCCGGTGCCGGACCAGCCTGCTGGAGCGTCAGGCCTCCAATTGCACCCGGAGCAAGCCCAGGATTAG
- the GUK1 gene encoding guanylate kinase (ancestral locus Anc_5.572), translating to MPRPIVLSGPSGAGKSTLLKRLFAEFPNKFGFSVSSTTRSPRPGEVNGRDYNFVSVETFKTMISEDKFVEWAQFSGNYYGTTVASVKKVIESGKTCILDIDMQGVKSVKYKTDLDARFLFVAPPSLEDLEKRLTGRGTETAESISKRLAAAKAEMEYAETGAHDRILVNDDLDRAYKELKEFIFEE from the coding sequence ATGCCACGTCCTATCGTTCTGTCTGGTCCCAGTGGTGCGGGAAAGTCCaccttgttgaagagacttTTCGCCGAGTTCCCAAACAAGTTTGGGTTCAGTGTGTCTTCGACCACCAGATCCCCAAGACCCGGTGAGGTCAACGGGAGGGACTACAACTTTGTCAGCGTCGAGACGTTCAAGACCATGATCTCGGAGGACAAATTTGTCGAATGGGCGCAGTTCTCTGGAAACTACTACGGCACCACAGTGGCATctgtcaagaaagtgatcGAGTCTGGAAAGACTTGTATCCTGGACATCGACATGCAGGGAGTGAAGTCCGTCAAGTACAAGACCGATCTCGACGCCAGGTTCCTGTTCGTCGCACCACCTTCGTTGGAGGACCTGGAGAAAAGACTGACCGGCAGAGGCACCGAGACTGCTGAGTCGATCTCCAAGAGGCTCGCTGCGGCCAAGGCAGAGATGGAATACGCTGAGACCGGCGCTCATGACAGAATCCTTGTCAACGACGACCTCGACAGAGCTTACAAGGAACTAAAGGAGTTCATCTTCGAGGAATGA
- the RCF1 gene encoding respiratory supercomplex assembly factor RCF1 (ancestral locus Anc_5.571): MSRMPSSFDVREQELDEMPFLDKIVFHCKQQPLVPLGALLTTGAVILAAKNVRSGNKVKAQVYFRWRVGLQAATLVALVAGSYIYGTSVKEQKAKEEQMREKAKIREQLWIQELERRDQETKYRKKRAELARLRTQKDEEAIERLQKELKDLEFQIRGKTD; this comes from the coding sequence ATGTCGCGTATGCCCTCAAGTTTCGATGTGAGGGAGCAAGAACTGGACGAAATGCCGTTCTTGGATAAGATCGTCTTCCACTGCAAGCAACAGCCATTGGTTCCGTTAGGAGCTTTGCTCACCACTGGAGCTGTGATATTGGCTGCCAAGAACGTTAGAAGTGGTAACAAGGTGAAGGCTCAGGTGTACTTCAGATGGCGTGTTGGCCTGCAAGCGGCGACTTTGGTCGCTTTGGTAGCAGGATCTTACATCTACGGCACGAGCGTGAAGGAGCAGAAGGCCAAAGAGGAGCAGATGAGggagaaggccaagatCAGGGAGCAGCTGTGGATTCAGGAGCTTGAGAGAAGAGACCAGGAGACCAAAtacaggaagaaaagggcTGAGTTGGCTCGATTGAGGACCCAgaaggatgaggaagccattgagagATTGCAGAAGGAGTTGAAGGACCTGGAGTTCCAAATTAGAGGTAAAACCGACTAA
- the TSA2 gene encoding thioredoxin peroxidase TSA2 (ancestral locus Anc_5.569) yields MVAQVQKQAPKFNKTAVIDGVFDEVSLEKYAGKYVVLAFIPLAFTFVCPTEIIAFSEAAKRFTDIGAQVLFASTDSEYSLLAWTNVDRKDGGLGKVDIPLVADTNHSLSRDYGVLIEEAGIALRGLFIIDPKGVVRHITINDLPVGRNVEEALRLVEGFQWTDKNGTVLPCNWTPGAATIKPDVESSKEYFAAANK; encoded by the coding sequence ATGGTCGctcaagttcaaaagcAAGCTCcaaaattcaacaagaCTGCAGTCATTGACGGTGTCTTTGACGAAGTTTCCTTGGAAAAATACGCTGGCAAGTACGTTGTGTTGGCGTTCATCCCATTGGCGTTCACTTTCGTCTGCCCAACTGAAATCATTGCTTTCTCAGAGGCAGCCAAGAGATTCACCGACATTGGTGCTCAAGTGCTGTTTGCTTCCACCGACTCTGAATACTCCTTGTTGGCATGGACCAACGTTGACAGAAAGGACGGTGGTCTAGGCAAGGTTGACATCCCATTGGTTGCCGACACCAACCACTCTTTGTCCAGAGACTACGGTGTTTTGATCGAAGAGGCCGGTATTGCTCTAAGAGGTTtgttcatcatcgatccaAAGGGTGTCGTCAGACACATTACCATCAACGACTTGCCAGTCGGTAGAAACGTTGAGGAAGCTTTGAGGTTGGTCGAGGGCTTCCAGTGGACTGACAAGAACGGTACTGTCTTGCCATGCAACTGGACACCAGGTGCAGCCACCATCAAGCCAGATGTCGAGTCCTCCAAGGAGTACTTTGCCGCTGCTAACAAATAG
- the PPN1 gene encoding endopolyphosphatase (ancestral locus Anc_5.568) has product MKVTDKLRDRSSGDRLRRMAVYAACSLAIVFYLSMRYRPSVCGVRDGSKTTMEVVSVAEALSEERMESYRALKLTPTKPVVIRDAATGQERKIHGRFLHITDMHPDAFYKEGSSIESVCHQGKPKSKKDRAPRFGYATGGCDSPPDLVDYTLEWIKENLRDKIDFVIWTGDNIRHDNDRRIPRTEFQILDMNEILSGKVQKLFSNPNSENPRDFDVSVVPSIGNNDVFPHNMFALGPTLQTREYHRIWNNLVPQEQQRTFDRSASFVTEVIPGKLAVLSINTLYLFKANPLVDNCSSKKQPGYQMLLWLGAVLEELRQRGMKVWLSGHVPPIEKNFAEGCFDKYTLWTHEYRDIIIGGLYGHMNMDHFIPVDGQASWEAIKASEEGNAYENQKEGDDDLDMTAHAVAGREAHLMGAKPVGKEAYMNRIREKIYEQVHQKIQKSKPLDAESDDYEGKRKSLKSFEEVCEDYSIVSISGSVIPTFNPSLRIWEYNITDLDTQTQTWQSNSWDRFYETLESIMERDSSNIENEHLDGLEEGFETQRRKKKRGKKPKEDKTVPRKKPKTLPAGPAYTPQLFSPTRFVQFYADLKQINKKYYSFLEAGKTPEEAASQAFKYEVEYVSEDGPYPMKGLLVKDFVLLASELATEKKSWAKFMERAFMSTGYTD; this is encoded by the coding sequence ATGAAAGTCACCGATAAGCTGAGGGATCGTTCCTCGGGAGACCGTCTACGCAGGATGGCGGTCTATGCAGCCTGCAGTTTGGCAATCGTATTCTATCTTTCGATGAGATACAGACCATCAGTGTGTGGAGTTCGCGATGGGAGCAAGACGACAATGGAAGTAGTATCGGTAGCTGAAGCCCTGTCGGAAGAAAGAATGGAGTCTTATAGAGCTTTGAAACTGACTCCGACGAAACCTGTGGTCATTCGGGATGCTGCCACGGGTCAGGAAAGGAAGATTCATGGCAGATTTCTCCACATCACTGACATGCATCCAGATGCATTTTACAAGGAGGGAAGTTCGATTGAAAGCGTATGTCACCAAGGTAAGCCCAAGAGTAAAAAGGACAGGGCGCCAAGGTTTGGGTATGCGACTGGCGGTTGCGATTCGCCGCCTGATCTCGTGGACTACACGCTGGAATGGATCAAGGAGAATTTGAGGGACAAAATTGATTTTGTCATTTGGACAGGCGATAATATTCGTCACGATAACGACCGCAGGATCCCAAGAACAGAGTTCCAAATTCTGGATATGAACGAAATTCTTTCTGGGAAGGTCCAAAAGCTCTTTTCCAACCCGAACAGTGAAAATCCCCGGGATTTCGATGTGTCAGTGGTACCCAGCATTGGGAACAACGATGTTTTCCCCCACAACATGTTTGCTTTAGGACCCACGTTGCAGACAAGAGAATATCACAGAATCTGGAACAACCTGGTACCGCAGGAGCAACAACGGACCTTTGACAGAAGTGCTAGTTTCGTGACAGAAGTTATTCCTGGCAAGCTTGCAGTCTTATCCATCAACACATTgtatcttttcaaagcaaaCCCATTGGTAGACAATTGCAGTTCCAAGAAACAACCGGGATACCAAATGCTGCTATGGTTGGGGGCcgttcttgaagagctACGACAAAGAGGGATGAAAGTCTGGCTCTCCGGACACGTTCCCCCAATCGAGAAGAACTTTGCTGAGGGTTGTTTTGACAAATACACTCTGTGGACCCATGAATACAGGGACATTATAATCGGAGGACTATATGGACATATGAACATGGATCATTTTATACCCGTAGATGGCCAGGCTTCGTGGGAGGCCATCAAGGCATCAGAAGAAGGTAACGCTTACGAGAAccagaaagaaggagatgatGATTTGGATATGACAGCGCATGCTGTGGCAGGACGCGAAGCCCATCTGATGGGTGCCAAGCCAGTTGGTAAGGAAGCTTATATGAATCGGATCCGGGAAAAGATATACGAACAAGTCCACcaaaagattcagaagTCAAAGCCGCTGGATGCCGAGAGTGATGATTATGAGGGGAAACGTAAATCCTTAAAGAGCTTTGAGGAAGTTTGTGAGGATTACTCAATCGTATCAATTTCCGGTTCAGTTATACCTACTTTCAATCCGAGCCTCCGCATTTGGGAATACAACATCACAGACCTGGACACACAAACACAGACATGGCAGAGTAACTCTTGGGATCGATTTTACGAGACCTTGGAGAGCATCATGGAACGGGATTCATCGAACATCGAGAACGAACACTTGGATggacttgaagaaggtttTGAGactcaaagaaggaagaagaagcgtGGAAAGAAGCCAAAGGAGGATAAGACCGTACCGAGGAAAAAACCAAAGACTTTACCAGCTGGCCCAGCATACACACCTCAGCTGTTTTCACCGACCAGGTTCGTGCAGTTTTACGCTGACTTGAAACAGATAAACAAGAAATATTATTCATTTTTGGAAGCCGGAAAGACACCTGAGGAAGCGGCAAGCCAGGCTTTCAAGTATGAAGTCGAATACGTGTCGGAAGATGGACCGTACCCAATGAAGGGCCTTCTGGTCAAAGACTTCGTCTTGCTGGCCTCCGAATTAGCCAcggagaagaagagctgggCCAAGTTCATGGAACGGGCATTCATGTCGACAGGCTACACGGACTAA